A DNA window from Rossellomorea marisflavi contains the following coding sequences:
- a CDS encoding aldo/keto reductase, translating into MGAKSITLNNGVQMPEIGYGVFRVEEGKDLEKAVETAIRIGYRSIDTAAIYQNEKSVGKGVQNAIDAGLVTREELFITSKVWNDGLSYDETIQAYEDTLERLGLEYLDLYLIHWPGQNKYMEPWKALEALYKEGRIKSIGVSNFQVSHLEHLLETAEVKPVINQIEFHPKLVQEDVRAFCEKHDIQVEAWSPLMNAELLNHETVNEIAESLGKSAAQVILRWDLQHGVVTIPKSMTESRIKENIDIYDFELTEEQVKTLDALDEHKRIGPDPDQFDFK; encoded by the coding sequence ATGGGTGCAAAATCCATTACACTAAATAACGGCGTACAAATGCCGGAAATCGGCTACGGCGTGTTCCGTGTCGAAGAAGGAAAAGACCTGGAGAAAGCAGTGGAAACCGCGATCCGCATCGGATACCGCAGCATTGATACGGCTGCGATCTATCAAAACGAGAAGAGCGTAGGGAAAGGTGTCCAAAACGCCATTGACGCCGGTCTCGTGACGAGGGAAGAGCTGTTCATCACATCCAAAGTGTGGAATGACGGTCTTTCATACGATGAAACGATCCAGGCATACGAAGATACATTGGAGAGACTCGGTCTTGAGTATCTTGACCTGTACCTCATCCACTGGCCAGGCCAAAACAAATACATGGAGCCTTGGAAAGCCCTTGAAGCCCTTTATAAAGAAGGTCGCATCAAATCAATCGGTGTGAGCAACTTCCAAGTATCCCATCTCGAGCATCTTCTTGAAACAGCAGAGGTGAAACCGGTCATCAACCAGATCGAATTCCATCCGAAACTTGTACAGGAAGACGTACGTGCATTCTGTGAAAAACATGATATCCAGGTGGAAGCATGGTCCCCGCTCATGAACGCCGAGCTATTGAACCATGAAACGGTGAACGAAATCGCCGAATCCCTTGGCAAATCAGCGGCACAGGTCATCCTTCGCTGGGATCTTCAACACGGCGTCGTGACCATTCCGAAATCCATGACAGAATCACGCATCAAGGAAAACATCGACATCTACGACTTCGAACTGACCGAAGAACAAGTCAAAACCCTGGACGCCCTCGATGAGCACAAACGCATCGGGCCGGATCCGGACCAGTTTGATTTTAAATAA